From the genome of Cytobacillus firmus, one region includes:
- a CDS encoding sulfotransferase family protein: MTLSKIKTPVFLVGCMRSGTTMFAELLGAHPNIIHCPFELRRVWSREAGVPMASPKTFDHKCPHLTEKDVKPGQREMLTKAFKEEMRKNKGNKKMKNSLFLNKNPHLGNKLPFVNELFPDAKFIWIYRDMPSVTASLKKILNRKVVHYWPEKTNPDTVRCWECIFNSIPANIDRQRCFPGGDVRYFAEYWYETNKAISSFANSISSDRIFIVKEEELVSQPEKVITKCLKFLGLPAILPVSLLKNINPDRNELWSTRLNKNEINSLFNFVLENGENLNSIFPDDNLFYKYKQQLSTNL, from the coding sequence ATGACATTAAGCAAAATTAAAACTCCGGTGTTTTTAGTCGGCTGCATGCGAAGCGGTACCACCATGTTCGCTGAATTATTAGGGGCTCATCCCAATATTATCCACTGTCCTTTTGAGTTAAGAAGAGTTTGGTCGAGGGAAGCAGGGGTTCCAATGGCATCACCAAAAACATTTGATCACAAATGTCCTCACTTAACCGAAAAAGATGTAAAACCAGGACAGAGAGAAATGCTAACGAAGGCATTTAAAGAAGAAATGAGGAAAAATAAAGGAAATAAAAAAATGAAAAACTCTTTATTTCTTAATAAAAATCCTCATCTGGGAAACAAATTGCCGTTTGTTAACGAATTATTTCCAGATGCTAAGTTTATTTGGATCTATCGGGATATGCCAAGTGTAACGGCAAGCCTAAAAAAAATTTTGAACAGAAAAGTGGTTCATTACTGGCCTGAAAAAACGAATCCAGATACAGTTCGCTGCTGGGAATGCATTTTTAATAGCATACCGGCCAATATTGATAGACAGCGTTGTTTTCCAGGAGGTGATGTGAGATATTTTGCAGAATATTGGTATGAAACAAACAAAGCAATTTCAAGTTTCGCAAATTCCATTTCTTCTGATCGGATTTTCATCGTTAAAGAAGAGGAATTAGTCTCACAGCCGGAGAAGGTCATCACCAAGTGTCTTAAATTCCTAGGATTACCTGCAATTCTTCCTGTTTCCTTATTAAAAAACATAAATCCAGATCGAAATGAGTTATGGAGTACACGGTTGAATAAAAATGAAATTAATAGTTTGTTTAATTTTGTACTTGAAAACGGCGAAAATCTTAATTCAATTTTCCCTGATGATAACCTCTTTTATAAGTATAAACAACAGCTTTCTACCAACCTCTGA
- a CDS encoding sulfotransferase family 2 domain-containing protein — translation MKNNLPADEYLLIFMHIPKTGGMTLKRIIKRQYPDDRILKDITDGKIQEFKEKMEEQDFSFVFGHLSFGLHLHTTKPCTYITMLREPIDRVISMYYYVLGKENHPLHNIVKELSFEEFLDHPDLKNHTNNMQTKRVLGKNTLKTSDLEQAKLNLLNHFSVIGITEMFDDSIKLMKKKLNWNDISYVRKNQTKKRLSRDQIDQRLIEKITENNKLDIQLYNWAKIKLETDLKSSKDNL, via the coding sequence ATGAAAAATAACTTGCCTGCAGATGAATATCTTTTAATTTTCATGCATATACCAAAAACAGGCGGAATGACATTGAAAAGAATTATTAAGAGGCAGTACCCGGATGATAGGATATTAAAAGACATTACAGACGGAAAAATCCAGGAATTCAAAGAAAAGATGGAAGAACAAGATTTCAGCTTTGTATTTGGGCACCTTTCATTTGGGCTGCACCTTCACACCACCAAGCCTTGCACTTACATCACAATGTTGAGGGAACCAATAGATCGAGTTATTTCGATGTACTATTATGTATTAGGCAAAGAAAACCATCCATTACACAATATTGTAAAGGAACTGTCATTTGAAGAGTTCCTTGATCATCCTGATTTGAAAAATCATACGAACAATATGCAGACCAAAAGAGTACTCGGCAAAAATACGTTAAAAACTTCTGATCTTGAACAAGCAAAATTAAATCTGCTAAATCATTTTTCAGTAATTGGCATAACAGAAATGTTTGATGATTCTATTAAGCTAATGAAAAAAAAATTAAATTGGAATGACATTTCGTATGTTAGAAAAAACCAAACGAAAAAAAGACTAAGCAGGGACCAAATTGATCAAAGATTAATAGAAAAGATAACCGAGAATAATAAGTTGGATATACAATTATATAATTGGGCTAAAATTAAATTAGAGACTGATTTGAAATCTTCCAAAGATAACTTGTAA
- a CDS encoding sulfotransferase family 2 domain-containing protein, translating into MALFRYYKDQEVKILDNSKELIIHTHIPKTGGMTLRSIVNKNYDKEKMLTNVFSSSVSKFKKDIQEKTDIEFVTGHHPFGLHEYTNRPCAYITMLRDPIERVISMYYYNLRKENHPLHKKVKQLTFEEFINDKGLSRRTINRQTQKIVGSLNPREDDLQKAKNILSKHYKVVGITEMFDESIFLMKKELGWQDISYERKNYTADRPTREQFSNEIIERIKELNHIDMQLYKWAKRNLMERLETLDSSTKQELENFLNRNKK; encoded by the coding sequence ATGGCGTTGTTTAGATATTATAAAGATCAAGAGGTGAAAATTTTGGATAATAGTAAAGAATTGATTATTCATACTCATATCCCCAAAACAGGCGGAATGACTTTGCGGTCCATCGTAAATAAAAATTACGATAAAGAAAAAATGTTAACTAATGTTTTTTCTTCAAGTGTCTCGAAATTTAAAAAGGATATACAAGAAAAGACAGATATTGAATTTGTAACTGGCCACCACCCTTTTGGCCTTCATGAATATACAAATAGACCTTGCGCTTATATCACTATGCTTCGGGATCCAATTGAAAGGGTTATATCCATGTATTATTACAATCTTCGCAAGGAAAATCACCCTCTCCATAAAAAGGTTAAACAACTAACCTTTGAAGAATTTATAAATGATAAGGGGTTATCCCGCAGAACAATAAATCGGCAAACACAAAAAATAGTAGGAAGCTTAAACCCAAGAGAAGACGATCTGCAGAAGGCAAAAAACATTCTTAGTAAACATTACAAAGTAGTTGGCATAACAGAAATGTTCGATGAATCAATTTTTTTGATGAAAAAAGAACTTGGATGGCAAGATATTAGCTATGAAAGAAAAAATTATACAGCCGATCGCCCAACAAGAGAACAGTTTTCTAATGAAATTATTGAAAGAATAAAAGAGCTCAATCATATAGATATGCAGTTATACAAATGGGCAAAAAGAAACTTAATGGAACGCTTAGAAACATTGGATAGCAGCACTAAGCAGGAATTGGAAAATTTTTTAAATAGAAATAAAAAATAA